In one window of Cellulophaga sp. HaHa_2_95 DNA:
- a CDS encoding O-methyltransferase — MIDTQFNNIPKIHARIEAKSKEIGFSMPSDLHIGSLLQTLIASKSNSRFLELGTGIGLSLSWMIEGMDANSSLISVDNDPELIQISTEFFGQDKRVTLICEDGTIWLKNYNGANFDLIFADAWPGKYSEIEEALNLVAVGGFYVIDDMSKQENWPPGHEDHVVNLLTYLKAREDFKITTLNWSTGVLVAVRSN, encoded by the coding sequence ATGATAGATACACAATTCAATAACATACCTAAAATTCATGCTAGAATAGAAGCTAAATCTAAGGAAATAGGCTTTAGTATGCCCTCAGATCTACATATTGGGTCCTTACTACAAACCTTAATTGCTTCTAAGTCAAATTCTAGATTTTTGGAATTGGGTACGGGTATAGGATTGTCGCTTTCATGGATGATTGAAGGAATGGATGCAAATTCTAGTTTAATTTCTGTAGATAATGATCCTGAATTAATCCAAATTTCAACCGAATTTTTTGGACAGGATAAAAGGGTAACACTTATCTGTGAAGATGGAACAATTTGGCTTAAGAACTACAACGGAGCAAATTTCGATTTAATTTTTGCAGATGCTTGGCCGGGAAAATATAGCGAAATTGAAGAAGCTTTAAACCTTGTAGCTGTTGGAGGATTTTATGTTATTGATGATATGTCCAAACAAGAAAATTGGCCACCAGGTCATGAGGATCATGTGGTTAATTTATTAACCTATTTGAAGGCTAGAGAAGATTTTAAAATAACAACATTAAATTGGTCTACCGGAGTATTAGTAGCCGTTAGAAGTAATTAA
- the ilvB gene encoding biosynthetic-type acetolactate synthase large subunit, translating into MNTNTVKEKSKSTNMKTATKISGAEAIIHCLLAEGVDLIYGYPGGAIMPVYDELYKFQDKLTHILTRHEQGATHAAQGYARVSGRVGVAIATSGPGATNLVTGLADAQIDSTPLVCITGQVGSHLLGSDAFQETDIVGISTPVTKWNYQITKASEIPEIMAKAFYIAKSGRPGPVLVDITKDAQFDTFDFSYEKCTGVRSYVPVPKPNMNAITEAARLINDAKKPMIVFGQGVILGRAEAELKELVEKAGIPAAWTILGLSAMDTEHPLNVGMVGMHGNYGPNVLTNECDLLVAIGMRFDDRVTGNLETYAKQAKVIHFEIDPAEINKNVISEVAVLGNSKETLQLLLPMIKANKHEAWHNEFKKRYEIEYNEVIKNDIKPTKKGLTMGEVIEEINIASKNSAIIVTDVGQHQMIACRYAKFNQTKSNVTSGGLGTMGFALPAAIGAKQGAMEREVVAIIGDGGYQMTIQELGVIFQHRIPVKIVVLNNDHLGMVRQWQELFFEKRYASTVMVNPDFVKIAEGYHIEAKRVSERKDLKATIHEMIASKEPYFLEVKVEQEDNVFPMIPTGASVSDIRLK; encoded by the coding sequence ATGAATACAAATACAGTTAAAGAGAAATCAAAATCGACGAATATGAAGACTGCTACAAAAATTAGCGGAGCAGAGGCAATTATACATTGCTTGTTAGCTGAGGGAGTTGATTTAATTTATGGTTACCCAGGTGGAGCCATAATGCCCGTTTATGACGAATTATATAAATTTCAAGATAAACTTACACATATATTAACGCGTCACGAGCAAGGAGCTACGCATGCTGCTCAAGGGTATGCTAGAGTCTCTGGTAGAGTTGGTGTTGCTATTGCAACATCTGGTCCAGGAGCAACAAATTTGGTAACAGGATTAGCAGATGCACAGATAGATTCTACACCATTGGTGTGTATTACAGGTCAGGTAGGGAGTCACTTATTAGGATCAGATGCTTTCCAAGAAACAGATATAGTTGGAATTTCTACTCCTGTGACTAAATGGAATTATCAGATAACAAAAGCATCAGAGATTCCAGAGATAATGGCGAAGGCGTTTTATATCGCTAAATCTGGTCGTCCGGGACCTGTCTTGGTAGATATTACTAAAGATGCTCAGTTTGATACGTTCGACTTTAGTTATGAGAAATGTACAGGCGTACGTAGCTATGTTCCGGTACCTAAACCGAATATGAATGCAATTACAGAGGCGGCACGGTTAATCAATGATGCTAAGAAACCTATGATTGTTTTTGGTCAAGGGGTAATCCTTGGTCGGGCAGAAGCAGAATTGAAAGAATTGGTAGAGAAAGCAGGAATCCCTGCTGCTTGGACCATTTTAGGGCTATCTGCAATGGATACAGAACATCCTTTAAATGTAGGTATGGTAGGTATGCATGGTAATTACGGACCAAATGTTTTAACCAATGAATGTGATTTATTGGTGGCTATTGGGATGCGTTTTGATGATCGTGTTACAGGAAACTTAGAAACCTATGCTAAGCAAGCAAAAGTAATTCACTTTGAAATTGATCCTGCAGAGATAAATAAGAATGTTATTTCTGAAGTTGCAGTGTTAGGGAATTCTAAAGAGACCTTACAATTGTTATTGCCAATGATTAAAGCAAACAAACATGAAGCTTGGCATAATGAGTTTAAGAAAAGATACGAAATAGAGTATAACGAAGTCATTAAGAATGATATTAAGCCTACCAAAAAAGGTTTAACGATGGGTGAAGTTATTGAAGAGATCAATATAGCTTCAAAAAACAGCGCTATTATAGTTACAGATGTAGGGCAACATCAAATGATTGCCTGTAGGTATGCAAAGTTTAATCAAACCAAAAGTAATGTAACTTCTGGAGGCTTAGGTACAATGGGCTTTGCATTACCAGCAGCAATAGGTGCAAAACAAGGAGCCATGGAACGTGAAGTTGTTGCTATAATTGGTGATGGTGGATACCAAATGACGATTCAAGAATTAGGGGTAATATTCCAACATAGAATACCTGTTAAGATTGTTGTTTTAAATAATGATCATTTAGGGATGGTACGTCAATGGCAAGAATTATTCTTCGAAAAAAGATATGCTTCTACCGTAATGGTGAATCCTGATTTTGTGAAAATAGCCGAAGGGTATCATATTGAAGCAAAACGTGTTAGCGAAAGAAAAGATTTAAAAGCTACAATTCATGAAATGATAGCCTCAAAAGAGCCTTATTTCTTAGAAGTTAAAGTAGAGCAAGAAGATAACGTATTCCCTATGATACCAACTGGGGCTTCTGTTTCAGATATCAGATTAAAATAA
- the ilvD gene encoding dihydroxy-acid dehydratase, whose product MELNKYSKNVTQDPTQPAAQAMLYGIGFKDEDFKKPIIGVASTGYEGNPCNMHLNDLAKLVKAGVNSNASVGLIFNTIGVSDGISMGTPGMRFSLPSRDIIADSMETVVQGMSYDGLVTVVGCDKNMPGALMAMIRLNRPSILVYGGTIASGCHNDRKLDIVSAFEAWGEKVAGTMKEDDFQCIIKKSIPGAGACGGMYTANTMASAIEALGMSLPFNSSNPAISKDKEAECIEAGKKMFYLLEHDIKPLDIVTRKSLENAIRLVTIMGGSTNAVLHFLAIARAADIDFTLKDFQHISDTTPFIADLKPSGKYLMEDVHRIGGIPAVLKYLLKNGLLHGDCLTVTGKTLAENLADVPDLQEGQDVIRPLDNPIKATGHLRMLYGNLAENGSVAKITGKEGLLFKGTAKVFNSEYDANDGIRDGKVKKGDVVVIRYEGPKGGPGMPEMLKPTAAIMGAGLGKEVALITDGRFSGGTHGFVVGHISPEAQDGGTIALVHDGDIITIDAETNAINVEVTDEELAKRKESWVAPELKFKKGVLYKYARSVSSAAQGCVTDEF is encoded by the coding sequence ATGGAATTAAATAAATACAGTAAAAACGTTACTCAAGATCCTACACAACCAGCGGCACAAGCCATGTTGTACGGTATTGGTTTTAAAGATGAAGATTTTAAAAAACCAATAATAGGGGTGGCAAGTACAGGTTATGAAGGTAATCCTTGTAATATGCACTTGAATGATTTGGCTAAATTGGTGAAAGCGGGTGTAAATTCAAATGCATCTGTAGGACTAATTTTTAATACGATTGGTGTTAGTGATGGTATTTCTATGGGGACTCCAGGAATGCGTTTTTCACTGCCGTCAAGAGATATTATTGCCGATTCTATGGAGACCGTCGTACAAGGAATGTCTTATGATGGCTTAGTAACTGTAGTAGGCTGTGATAAAAATATGCCAGGAGCTTTGATGGCGATGATTCGTTTGAATCGCCCATCAATCTTAGTATATGGTGGTACGATTGCTTCTGGTTGTCATAATGATAGAAAGTTAGATATCGTTTCTGCTTTTGAAGCATGGGGAGAGAAAGTTGCAGGTACGATGAAAGAAGATGATTTTCAGTGTATCATTAAAAAATCTATTCCAGGTGCTGGTGCTTGTGGTGGTATGTATACGGCTAATACCATGGCTTCTGCTATTGAAGCTTTAGGGATGTCCTTACCTTTCAACTCTTCAAACCCGGCAATAAGCAAGGATAAAGAAGCGGAATGTATTGAGGCTGGTAAAAAAATGTTTTACTTGCTAGAGCATGATATTAAGCCTTTAGATATTGTCACTCGTAAGTCATTAGAAAATGCTATTCGTTTGGTCACTATCATGGGTGGTTCTACAAATGCAGTGCTTCACTTTTTAGCAATTGCAAGAGCAGCAGATATTGATTTTACGCTTAAAGATTTTCAACATATTAGTGATACTACACCATTCATTGCAGATTTAAAACCTAGTGGTAAATATCTAATGGAAGACGTACACCGCATTGGTGGTATCCCAGCAGTATTAAAGTATTTGTTAAAGAACGGCTTATTACACGGAGACTGTTTAACTGTAACAGGAAAAACGCTTGCCGAAAATTTAGCAGATGTTCCAGATTTGCAGGAAGGTCAAGATGTTATCCGCCCTTTAGATAACCCAATAAAAGCAACCGGACATTTACGTATGCTTTATGGAAATTTAGCTGAAAATGGTTCCGTAGCAAAAATCACAGGTAAAGAAGGATTGTTGTTTAAAGGAACAGCAAAAGTTTTTAATAGTGAATATGATGCCAATGATGGTATTCGCGATGGTAAAGTTAAAAAAGGAGATGTTGTTGTTATCCGCTATGAAGGTCCTAAAGGGGGTCCTGGAATGCCCGAAATGCTGAAGCCAACTGCAGCCATAATGGGTGCAGGTTTAGGTAAAGAGGTAGCTTTAATCACAGATGGTCGTTTTTCAGGTGGTACGCATGGGTTCGTTGTAGGTCACATTTCTCCAGAAGCACAAGATGGTGGTACTATAGCGCTGGTACATGATGGCGATATTATTACCATTGATGCAGAAACAAATGCTATTAATGTTGAAGTTACGGATGAAGAACTGGCAAAACGTAAAGAATCATGGGTTGCTCCAGAACTAAAATTTAAAAAAGGGGTATTATACAAATACGCACGCTCAGTATCTTCTGCAGCGCAGGGTTGTGTTACGGATGAATTTTAA
- a CDS encoding aldehyde dehydrogenase, producing MQQLLENQREFFKSQQTKSVSFRKNYLKKLATAITTYEDEICDAIYLDFKKPKFETILTETQFVLAELHTAIKKLNSWAAPKSVRTSWANWPSSDYIYKEPYGSVLIIAPWNYPFQLAIAPLIGAVAAGNTAVIKPSEITPNTSEILVKIINEVFPKKYVTVVEGGVEVSQNLLAQKWDYIFFTGSSHVGKIVYESAAKHLTPVTLELGGKNPAIVDETANIEVAARRIAWGKFLNAGQTCIATDYILVHTSVKEKLVQELIKSIKQFYGSTIESSADFARTVSNKHFSNLLALLEDEKIIFGGENNPQDNYLAPTLVDEPKMDSKVMQGEIFGPILPIISYKTLEDIDNYISTYEKPLATYVFSANKVFQDTIMSTYSFGGGAINDTVIHIANKNLPFGGVGASGIGVYHGKTSFDTFSHSKAILKKGTWLDIPLRYPPYKLSLDFAKKLKKMF from the coding sequence ATGCAACAATTATTAGAAAATCAACGAGAATTTTTTAAATCGCAACAAACAAAATCGGTTTCTTTTAGAAAGAACTACCTGAAAAAATTAGCGACGGCCATCACTACTTATGAAGATGAGATTTGTGACGCTATTTATTTGGATTTTAAGAAACCTAAATTTGAAACAATTCTTACGGAGACTCAGTTTGTATTGGCTGAATTGCATACGGCTATTAAAAAGCTAAATTCTTGGGCTGCTCCCAAATCGGTCCGTACTTCATGGGCTAATTGGCCTTCTTCTGATTATATTTATAAGGAACCTTATGGCAGTGTTTTAATTATTGCGCCCTGGAATTACCCGTTTCAACTAGCAATTGCTCCATTAATTGGTGCTGTGGCAGCAGGAAACACGGCGGTAATTAAACCCTCTGAAATTACTCCTAATACTTCCGAAATTTTAGTGAAGATTATCAATGAAGTTTTTCCTAAAAAATATGTTACGGTAGTAGAAGGTGGTGTGGAAGTTTCCCAAAATTTATTAGCTCAAAAATGGGATTATATTTTCTTTACAGGAAGTTCTCACGTGGGCAAAATAGTGTATGAAAGCGCCGCAAAACACCTTACCCCTGTGACGTTGGAACTAGGAGGTAAAAACCCTGCCATTGTTGATGAAACTGCAAATATTGAAGTTGCTGCCCGTAGAATTGCTTGGGGTAAATTTCTAAATGCAGGGCAAACCTGCATTGCTACAGATTATATTTTGGTACATACCTCTGTTAAAGAAAAATTAGTACAAGAACTCATCAAAAGCATCAAACAATTTTATGGTAGTACTATAGAATCTTCTGCTGATTTTGCACGGACGGTAAGCAACAAACATTTTAGCAATTTATTAGCACTTCTCGAAGATGAGAAAATTATTTTTGGAGGTGAAAACAATCCTCAAGATAATTACCTAGCACCTACTTTAGTAGATGAGCCAAAGATGGATAGTAAAGTAATGCAAGGAGAGATTTTTGGACCTATACTACCTATAATATCCTATAAGACCCTAGAAGATATTGACAATTATATCTCTACGTATGAAAAGCCTTTAGCTACGTATGTTTTTAGCGCAAACAAGGTCTTTCAAGATACTATAATGAGCACCTATAGTTTTGGGGGTGGTGCTATCAATGATACCGTTATTCATATTGCAAATAAAAATCTACCTTTTGGAGGTGTTGGTGCAAGTGGAATTGGTGTTTATCATGGTAAAACTTCTTTTGATACCTTTTCACACTCCAAGGCCATCCTCAAAAAAGGAACATGGTTAGATATTCCATTACGTTACCCACCTTATAAGCTGTCTTTAGATTTTGCTAAAAAATTAAAAAAGATGTTTTAA
- a CDS encoding biotin-dependent carboxyltransferase family protein: protein MLKVLKSGFFTTIQDTGRFGFRDKGVPISGIMDTETVYKLNMLLENESDAAVLEITMTGPTLEFEEATYIALGGAELSITLNNEPISNYKVLKVNAGDILSYGRLKKGFRAYLAIKKGFQSSLVLGSRSYYGNITPKALLKDKSEVPFIKTALFDPKITGLKVDSILDEELLHVAKGPEFELLDDKQLEMLFSQEFTIANENNRMAYQLNETITGHTFSMLTSATLPGTIQLTPAGKLIILMKDGQTTGGYPRILQLTDKGISILAQKKAGDTLSFKLM from the coding sequence ATGCTTAAAGTATTAAAATCAGGGTTTTTCACTACCATTCAAGATACTGGTCGTTTTGGTTTTAGAGATAAAGGTGTTCCTATATCTGGCATAATGGATACGGAGACAGTCTACAAATTAAATATGCTTTTAGAAAATGAAAGTGATGCAGCCGTTTTAGAAATAACGATGACAGGTCCTACTTTAGAGTTTGAAGAAGCTACCTATATTGCTCTGGGTGGTGCGGAATTATCCATAACACTTAATAATGAGCCTATTAGCAATTATAAGGTGCTTAAAGTTAATGCTGGAGATATCTTATCGTATGGCCGCCTAAAAAAAGGCTTTAGAGCCTATTTGGCCATTAAGAAAGGATTTCAGTCTTCATTAGTCTTAGGGAGTAGGTCTTATTATGGGAATATAACTCCAAAGGCATTGTTAAAAGATAAATCTGAAGTGCCCTTTATTAAAACTGCTCTTTTTGATCCTAAAATTACTGGATTGAAAGTTGATTCAATTTTAGATGAAGAACTACTTCATGTGGCTAAAGGCCCGGAATTTGAATTGTTAGATGATAAGCAATTAGAAATGCTTTTTTCTCAAGAATTTACAATTGCTAACGAAAATAATAGGATGGCATATCAACTTAATGAAACCATTACGGGGCATACTTTTTCTATGCTTACTTCTGCAACGTTGCCTGGAACCATACAACTTACACCCGCAGGGAAGCTTATCATTTTAATGAAAGATGGGCAAACAACAGGAGGATACCCAAGAATACTTCAGCTCACAGATAAAGGAATTTCTATCCTAGCACAAAAAAAAGCGGGAGATACGCTTTCGTTTAAATTGATGTAA
- the pxpB gene encoding 5-oxoprolinase subunit PxpB, protein MKNFHISIRPFGVHAVLIEWPQEVNDRILNDILFFSAHLKKECLHEGLWELIPAYNSLTLVLRNDVIQFDTFKIQLEQWYSEKKAITLEQKYLWRLPVCYGSEFALDLIEVSEKLQKTPAEIIELHTENPYTVYGIGFLPGFMYLGGLPSLLEIPRRSSPRPKVLKGSVGLAGKQTGVYPQESPGGWNIIGNCSVPIFNPKNENPCLVKVGDKVQFYSISKAEYDLHKIESEVGIYQFEKIKIDA, encoded by the coding sequence GTGAAAAATTTCCATATATCAATCCGCCCCTTCGGAGTTCATGCCGTATTAATTGAATGGCCTCAAGAGGTTAATGATCGTATTTTAAACGATATTTTATTTTTTAGTGCACATTTAAAGAAAGAATGCTTGCATGAAGGGCTATGGGAACTTATTCCTGCCTACAATTCACTTACCCTGGTTTTGCGTAATGATGTTATCCAATTTGATACTTTCAAAATTCAGTTAGAGCAATGGTATTCTGAAAAGAAGGCGATAACGTTAGAACAAAAATATTTATGGCGATTGCCTGTGTGTTATGGAAGTGAGTTTGCTTTAGATTTAATTGAAGTATCAGAGAAATTACAAAAAACACCAGCAGAAATCATAGAGCTACATACAGAAAATCCTTATACGGTTTACGGAATAGGGTTTTTACCAGGGTTCATGTATTTAGGAGGTTTGCCTAGCCTATTAGAAATACCAAGAAGAAGTTCTCCAAGACCAAAAGTACTTAAAGGATCTGTTGGCTTAGCAGGGAAACAAACAGGAGTTTATCCGCAAGAATCGCCTGGAGGTTGGAATATTATTGGCAATTGTTCCGTACCTATTTTTAATCCTAAAAATGAAAATCCGTGCTTAGTAAAAGTGGGAGATAAAGTTCAGTTTTATTCTATTTCTAAAGCGGAATATGATTTACATAAAATTGAATCAGAGGTGGGAATTTATCAATTTGAAAAAATTAAAATCGATGCTTAA
- the pxpA gene encoding 5-oxoprolinase subunit PxpA encodes MKIDINSDIGEGVGNEEVLLPLISSCNIACGGHAGDENSIRQVMRIAKNNAVLIGAHPSYPDKDNFGRKTMILSKERLIEFLQKQLQLFFSIANEENVTVHHIKAHGALYNDSAANIDLAQTYLEAIAPFSDSITVYVPYNSIIAQEALKKGIKVAYETFLDRNYNSDGSLVSRHQDNALIEKPEKVLEHLLFILKEHKIKTLSGTLINTLSNTFCIHGDTVSALKILMYLHNELPKYNIQINQ; translated from the coding sequence ATGAAGATTGATATAAATAGCGATATTGGAGAAGGAGTAGGGAATGAAGAAGTATTACTACCATTAATTTCTTCATGTAATATAGCCTGCGGCGGTCATGCTGGTGATGAAAATAGTATACGTCAGGTTATGAGAATAGCAAAAAATAATGCTGTTTTAATAGGAGCGCACCCTTCTTATCCTGATAAAGATAATTTTGGAAGAAAGACCATGATTCTATCTAAAGAACGTTTAATTGAGTTCCTTCAAAAGCAATTACAACTTTTTTTTTCTATAGCGAACGAAGAGAACGTAACAGTGCATCATATTAAAGCACATGGAGCGCTATATAATGATAGTGCGGCAAATATTGATTTAGCCCAAACGTATCTCGAAGCCATTGCGCCTTTTTCAGATTCGATAACAGTATATGTACCCTATAATTCAATCATAGCCCAGGAGGCTTTGAAAAAAGGTATAAAAGTAGCCTATGAAACTTTTTTAGACAGAAATTATAATAGCGATGGGAGTTTAGTCTCCAGACATCAAGATAATGCACTGATTGAAAAGCCAGAAAAAGTACTAGAGCACCTGCTGTTCATCTTAAAGGAGCATAAAATTAAAACACTTAGCGGTACCCTAATTAATACCCTTTCAAATACTTTTTGTATCCATGGAGATACTGTTTCAGCATTGAAAATTTTAATGTATCTTCATAATGAATTACCAAAGTATAACATTCAAATCAACCAGTGA
- a CDS encoding Nramp family divalent metal transporter, which yields MFKKIGPGVLVAAAFIGPGTVTACTLAGASFGYALLWAMLLSVIATIVLQEMAARLGIITQRGLADVIKSELKIPWIRNLVLGIIISAIVIGNAAYEGGNIGGATLGLEAIFGAANTKTYALIIGSIAFILLYFGSYKALEKALVSLVIIMSLSFLLTAIITKPDVVAIAKGLFVPSIPQDSILSIIALVGTTVVPYNLFLHASLVSEKWKSKGDLKLARRDTIVAIALGGVVSMGIMIAATSISNSTISSVMDLAKGLEPLFGTAAKYFMGIGLFAAGITSAITAPLAAAYVVNSVFGWKAGLQDKRFKFVWMAIMVVGLSFLLLGIKPIEIIKFAQIANGILLPVIAVFLLWVVNRKDVLGAYRNSLFQNILGIVIVTLTLILGVKSVLKVFGY from the coding sequence ATGTTTAAAAAAATAGGTCCAGGAGTTTTAGTAGCAGCAGCTTTTATCGGACCAGGAACCGTAACGGCATGCACATTAGCAGGTGCCAGTTTTGGTTATGCATTGCTTTGGGCAATGTTACTTTCTGTCATTGCGACGATTGTTCTTCAAGAAATGGCTGCGCGTTTAGGGATTATTACGCAACGCGGACTTGCTGATGTTATCAAATCAGAGCTAAAGATACCTTGGATTAGGAATTTGGTACTAGGAATCATTATATCGGCTATTGTTATTGGAAATGCAGCTTATGAAGGCGGTAATATTGGTGGTGCAACTTTGGGATTAGAAGCAATTTTTGGCGCAGCAAATACTAAAACTTATGCTTTAATAATAGGGAGTATTGCTTTTATATTACTCTATTTTGGTAGCTATAAAGCGCTAGAGAAAGCACTTGTTTCCCTAGTAATTATCATGAGTTTGTCTTTTTTACTTACTGCAATCATCACCAAGCCAGATGTTGTGGCTATAGCTAAAGGGCTATTTGTTCCTTCTATTCCTCAAGATAGTATTCTTAGTATTATAGCTTTAGTAGGTACAACGGTGGTACCTTATAACTTGTTTTTACACGCTTCTTTGGTTAGCGAAAAATGGAAATCTAAGGGTGATTTAAAACTAGCGAGAAGAGATACTATTGTTGCTATTGCTTTGGGGGGTGTTGTATCTATGGGAATTATGATTGCTGCAACAAGTATATCTAATAGTACTATTTCCAGTGTAATGGATTTAGCCAAAGGTTTAGAGCCCTTATTTGGTACAGCTGCTAAATATTTTATGGGAATTGGCCTTTTTGCAGCGGGTATAACATCTGCAATTACAGCACCACTAGCTGCGGCTTACGTGGTAAATAGTGTTTTTGGATGGAAAGCAGGATTGCAGGATAAACGATTTAAATTTGTTTGGATGGCTATTATGGTAGTAGGTTTATCCTTTTTGTTATTGGGAATAAAGCCCATTGAAATTATAAAATTTGCCCAAATAGCAAACGGAATATTGTTACCCGTAATTGCGGTGTTTTTACTGTGGGTAGTGAATAGAAAGGATGTATTAGGAGCTTATAGAAATAGTCTATTTCAAAATATACTTGGAATAGTAATCGTTACACTCACCTTAATTCTTGGCGTAAAAAGTGTTCTAAAAGTTTTTGGGTATTAA
- a CDS encoding DUF2891 domain-containing protein has translation MIQKLQIFIATLLLVISCKEAPKPITAAATTLALPELSFKEANRLANLPLECLQVVYPNKLNQSLSDSTHLQSPKTLHPAFYGCYDWHSSVHGHWSLVSLLKQFPSLHQANIIREKLISNISEANIAAEIAYFKMEGNSSYERTYGWAWILKLAEELHTWNDPLARDLEKNLQPLTLLIIDSYTEFLPKLNYPIRVGEHTNTAFGLSLAYDYANTMDNEVFKTTIKEAAVRFYADDSDCPLNWEPSGFDFLSPCLEEANLMRKVYAEDEFKIWFDTFLPELTDPEFELEPGLVSDRTDGKLVHLDGLNFSRAWCLYGISESLPEYAHLKNIATKHIEHSLPNIVDGNYSGTHWLGSFALYALNHTK, from the coding sequence ATGATCCAAAAATTACAAATTTTTATCGCTACGCTTCTTCTTGTAATATCATGTAAAGAGGCGCCTAAACCAATAACAGCTGCAGCCACAACTTTAGCGCTTCCAGAGTTGAGTTTTAAAGAAGCCAATAGATTAGCTAATCTTCCTTTAGAATGTTTACAAGTAGTATATCCAAATAAACTGAATCAATCACTATCAGATTCAACCCACCTTCAGTCACCTAAAACATTACACCCTGCATTTTATGGTTGTTACGATTGGCACTCTTCTGTACATGGGCACTGGTCTCTAGTCTCTTTACTAAAACAGTTTCCTAGCCTACATCAAGCAAATATTATCCGAGAGAAATTAATTTCTAATATTTCCGAAGCGAATATAGCAGCAGAAATTGCATATTTTAAAATGGAAGGAAATAGTTCTTATGAGCGTACTTATGGCTGGGCGTGGATTTTGAAATTAGCGGAAGAGTTGCATACTTGGAATGACCCTCTGGCACGTGATTTGGAAAAAAACTTACAACCATTAACTCTCCTTATTATAGATTCTTATACTGAATTTCTTCCTAAATTAAATTACCCTATTCGTGTAGGAGAACATACCAATACAGCCTTCGGACTTTCTTTAGCCTATGATTATGCAAATACCATGGATAATGAAGTATTTAAGACCACTATTAAAGAAGCTGCCGTTCGCTTTTATGCAGATGATAGTGACTGTCCCTTAAATTGGGAACCTAGTGGTTTTGACTTTTTGTCTCCTTGCTTAGAAGAAGCTAATCTAATGCGTAAAGTGTATGCAGAAGATGAATTTAAAATTTGGTTCGATACTTTTTTACCAGAACTCACAGATCCAGAATTTGAATTAGAACCAGGCTTAGTGTCCGATAGAACAGATGGGAAACTGGTGCATTTAGACGGACTCAATTTTAGTCGTGCTTGGTGCTTGTATGGTATTTCAGAAAGCTTACCAGAGTATGCACATCTAAAAAACATCGCAACAAAACATATAGAGCATTCCCTACCAAATATTGTAGATGGCAATTATAGCGGAACGCATTGGCTTGGTAGTTTTGCGCTCTATGCCTTAAACCATACCAAATAA
- a CDS encoding DUF6503 family protein, whose product MAKYFIVLVFFLGMQISKAQNLTAPELLDKAIAYHDPDKLWSVFQGKLFITMNYPDGRERQSEVEIDLPKQHFEITSTTEATIIKQTLDKEECTLKLNGSTTISEEDMKTHRLSCERANFMKNYYLYLYGLPMKLKDPGTHLDSKVQTKTFKGKEYLVLKVTYDKSVGKDIWYFYFNPSSYALEVYQFFHDESKNDGEYILLSDLENVGTIKMPKVRAWYYNKDDKHLGTDILTKGIPLE is encoded by the coding sequence ATGGCTAAATATTTTATCGTACTCGTATTCTTCCTAGGAATGCAAATTTCTAAAGCACAAAACCTTACAGCTCCAGAATTGTTGGATAAAGCAATTGCTTATCATGACCCAGATAAGCTTTGGAGTGTTTTTCAAGGAAAATTGTTTATTACCATGAACTACCCAGACGGTAGAGAAAGGCAAAGTGAAGTAGAAATTGACTTACCAAAACAACACTTTGAGATCACCTCAACAACAGAGGCCACTATCATTAAACAAACCCTAGATAAAGAAGAGTGCACACTAAAGTTAAACGGGAGTACGACCATATCAGAAGAGGATATGAAGACACATCGGTTGAGCTGTGAGCGGGCAAATTTTATGAAGAACTATTATCTCTATTTGTATGGCCTTCCAATGAAATTAAAAGATCCTGGTACTCATTTGGATTCTAAAGTACAGACCAAAACATTTAAGGGTAAAGAATACTTAGTGCTAAAAGTTACGTATGATAAAAGTGTAGGTAAGGATATTTGGTATTTCTATTTTAATCCTAGTAGTTACGCTTTGGAGGTATATCAATTTTTTCACGATGAGTCTAAAAATGATGGGGAATACATCCTTTTAAGTGACTTGGAAAATGTTGGGACTATTAAAATGCCAAAAGTCCGAGCGTGGTATTATAATAAAGATGATAAACATTTAGGTACAGACATTTTAACGAAAGGCATTCCATTGGAATAA